A genomic window from Lactobacillus sp. ESL0677 includes:
- a CDS encoding nucleoside hydrolase, which translates to MKQIYFNHDGNIDDLVSYLLLLQAPDIQLLGVGAIDADGYVDPAVEVCRKMTDRFNLRGDKLEVAKSDSRAVNQFPQEWRTASYSFNYLPILNESGKMITKQAELPAHLDMISKLKNAVEPVTLVMTGPLTDLARALDEDPTIEGKIAKLYWMGGSLDGHGNVVMVNADGTQEWNAYWDPQAVSRVFVSHIPMQIVGLESSEELPLTDELRMHWASLRKYPAMDLVGQGYSLLVNPPVQTAQLYFWDVLTTISALYPEVVSKVEQRKVRVITSGIAQGRMEDDPNGREITLVTKANQELFFKRFDELLEQSK; encoded by the coding sequence ATGAAACAAATTTATTTTAACCATGATGGCAACATTGACGATTTAGTGTCGTATTTATTGCTGTTGCAGGCACCGGATATTCAGCTGCTAGGTGTTGGTGCGATTGACGCCGATGGTTATGTTGATCCAGCCGTTGAAGTTTGCCGGAAGATGACTGACCGCTTTAATCTGCGGGGTGACAAGTTAGAAGTCGCTAAGTCAGACTCGCGAGCAGTTAACCAGTTTCCGCAAGAATGGCGCACAGCATCGTATTCCTTTAATTACTTACCAATTTTAAATGAATCTGGCAAGATGATCACTAAGCAAGCAGAATTGCCAGCTCACCTGGATATGATTTCTAAGCTAAAAAATGCAGTTGAACCGGTTACCTTAGTTATGACGGGTCCATTGACGGACTTAGCAAGAGCGCTGGATGAGGATCCAACAATTGAAGGTAAAATTGCCAAACTTTACTGGATGGGTGGCTCACTTGATGGTCACGGCAACGTTGTGATGGTTAATGCCGATGGCACGCAGGAGTGGAATGCCTATTGGGACCCGCAGGCTGTCAGTCGGGTGTTTGTATCACACATTCCAATGCAAATTGTGGGGCTTGAAAGTAGCGAAGAATTACCACTGACTGATGAACTGCGGATGCACTGGGCAAGTTTACGTAAGTATCCAGCAATGGATTTAGTTGGTCAGGGCTATAGTTTGTTAGTTAATCCACCGGTGCAAACAGCACAGCTTTATTTCTGGGATGTATTGACCACGATTAGCGCGCTCTATCCCGAAGTTGTTTCTAAAGTTGAGCAACGTAAAGTACGCGTTATTACTTCAGGCATTGCTCAAGGGCGAATGGAAGACGATCCTAATGGTCGTGAAATTACTCTGGTTACTAAGGCAAATCAGGAGCTGTTCTTCAAGCGTTTTGACGAATTATTGGAGCAAAGCAAATAG
- a CDS encoding ABC transporter permease, with protein sequence MSLVAILSLLVSSTFVYSAPLIFTALGGVYSENSGVTNIGLEGIMTMGAFSSIVFNLTFADTFGKLTPWLGALIGGIVGLIFSLLHAVATINFHADHIISGTVLNLMAPPLGVFLIKAIYDKGQTANINQSFGYFSFPGLANIPVLGPIFFKNTSAPAWAAIIVTIILWWLLYKTRFGLRLRSCGENPQAADTLGINVYGLRYAGVLISGFLGGIGGAIFAEAISGNFSISTIVGQGFMALAAVIFGKWNPIGAMLASLFFGFAQSISIIGNQLPFFNHIPAVYMQIAPYVITIVVLVLFFGKSVAPAADGQNYIKSK encoded by the coding sequence ATGAGTTTGGTAGCGATTTTATCTTTACTAGTGTCATCGACTTTTGTCTATTCGGCACCGCTGATTTTTACCGCATTGGGTGGTGTTTATAGTGAAAACTCTGGTGTGACTAACATTGGACTTGAAGGAATCATGACTATGGGTGCCTTTTCGTCAATTGTTTTTAACCTGACCTTTGCTGACACTTTTGGCAAACTAACGCCGTGGTTAGGTGCGTTAATTGGCGGGATTGTTGGGCTGATTTTTTCACTGCTCCATGCAGTAGCAACAATTAACTTTCACGCCGACCATATTATTAGTGGTACGGTGCTTAATCTAATGGCGCCACCACTCGGCGTTTTCTTGATTAAGGCAATTTATGATAAAGGACAGACGGCAAACATTAACCAAAGTTTCGGCTACTTTTCGTTTCCAGGCTTGGCTAATATTCCGGTGCTTGGGCCTATTTTCTTTAAAAACACGTCTGCACCTGCCTGGGCGGCAATTATTGTTACTATTATTCTGTGGTGGCTGCTCTATAAGACGCGCTTCGGTTTACGGCTGCGCTCTTGTGGTGAAAATCCGCAGGCGGCAGATACCTTAGGCATTAATGTTTATGGCTTGCGATATGCTGGTGTTTTGATTTCCGGCTTTCTTGGTGGCATTGGCGGTGCCATTTTTGCGGAAGCAATTTCTGGGAATTTTTCTATTTCCACAATTGTTGGGCAAGGGTTTATGGCCTTAGCAGCAGTCATCTTTGGTAAATGGAACCCGATTGGAGCAATGTTGGCATCATTGTTCTTTGGTTTTGCCCAAAGTATCAGTATCATTGGCAACCAGTTGCCGTTTTTCAACCATATTCCCGCCGTTTACATGCAGATTGCACCATACGTAATCACGATTGTTGTGCTGGTGCTATTCTTTGGTAAGTCAGTTGCGCCTGCTGCTGATGGGCAGAATTATATTAAGTCGAAATAA
- a CDS encoding ABC transporter permease, with product MLKVTPRTKRILVPIISILAGFLIGAVIMLIWNYNPVQAYSSMFASALGNMNGIGEIIREATPLIFTAIGFAIASSAGFFNIGLPGQAQAGWLASIWVVLANPNLPKIVLLPLAIVAGIIAGAVVAGIAGWLRAQFGTNEVITTIMLNYIVLYSCQYLMQQIMSSSLRIDTDTTKTIAANGSLKIDRLSSFFGDSRINAGIFLALIAVVIYWYLMKKTTTGFEIRSVGANPYASRYAGMSTKKNIMLSMLLSGGFAGLGGVIQGLGTYQNYFTQTTSLDIGWDGLSVALLGGGTAIGILLAALLFSILKIGGLGMQTIAGIPYEIVSIVIAAIIFFIAIQYVIGRLFKNKQAPEVIAVKKETQVNVADKGGQK from the coding sequence TTGCTTAAAGTAACGCCCAGAACTAAAAGAATTTTAGTACCAATTATTTCAATCCTTGCTGGGTTCTTAATTGGTGCAGTAATTATGTTAATTTGGAATTACAATCCAGTTCAGGCCTATTCATCAATGTTTGCTAGTGCCTTGGGCAACATGAATGGAATTGGTGAAATAATTCGGGAGGCAACGCCGCTGATTTTTACGGCGATTGGTTTTGCGATTGCTTCCAGTGCCGGCTTTTTTAATATTGGGTTGCCAGGTCAAGCACAGGCAGGCTGGTTAGCTTCAATTTGGGTGGTTTTAGCTAATCCTAATTTACCCAAAATCGTCTTGTTGCCGCTAGCGATTGTTGCCGGGATCATTGCCGGCGCAGTTGTTGCTGGGATTGCTGGCTGGTTGCGGGCTCAATTTGGCACTAATGAAGTTATCACTACGATTATGCTTAACTACATTGTGCTTTATTCGTGTCAATATCTGATGCAGCAGATTATGTCGAGTAGTTTGCGGATCGACACGGACACGACGAAGACGATTGCGGCTAATGGCAGTTTAAAGATTGATCGGCTCAGTTCCTTTTTTGGCGATTCACGGATTAATGCGGGGATTTTTTTAGCATTAATTGCAGTTGTCATCTACTGGTACTTAATGAAGAAAACGACCACGGGTTTTGAAATTCGGTCGGTTGGGGCTAATCCCTATGCCAGCCGTTATGCTGGGATGTCCACTAAGAAAAACATTATGTTGTCAATGCTGCTATCAGGCGGTTTTGCCGGACTTGGCGGCGTTATCCAAGGTTTAGGAACCTACCAAAACTACTTTACGCAGACAACAAGTTTGGACATCGGCTGGGATGGTCTGTCAGTTGCCTTGCTTGGTGGTGGCACTGCGATTGGAATTTTGCTGGCGGCACTTCTGTTCTCAATTTTGAAAATTGGTGGCTTGGGGATGCAAACAATTGCTGGTATTCCTTATGAAATCGTCTCGATAGTCATTGCGGCAATTATTTTCTTTATTGCTATTCAGTATGTGATTGGGCGACTATTTAAAAACAAGCAGGCTCCTGAAGTAATTGCTGTTAAGAAAGAAACTCAAGTGAACGTAGCAGATAAGGGGGGACAAAAATAA
- a CDS encoding ABC transporter ATP-binding protein yields MENVTNMIEMRHIVKDFNGFKANDDINLVLHHGEILALLGENGAGKSTLMSILSGLLAPTAGEILVRGHQVTVKNPTVAKNLGIGMVHQHFMLMNSFTVLENIILGHEATKGPKLDLKKAQTQVEELSKRYGLNVNPNKKVGEITVAQQQRVEILKVLYRGADILIFDEPTAVLTPQEITEFIQIIKELAKEGKSIILITHKLEEIKRAADRVTVIRAGKSVGTFNVADVTDNNLAELMVGRHVNMRLTKPKVELGKTILDVTNLQIKNKQGVAALKGVSFNLRGGEILGVAGIDGNGQDELVAALTGLRHVNAGKIMINGRDMTNQKVRKITASGVAHIPADRQKYGLILPFTVADNLALQNYYQQPFSRHHLLHSDVINQHAQKLVEKFDIRTTGINLPVSDLSGGNQQKVIIARELDRDSDLIIAFQPTRGLDVGAIEYIHKQLLRERAKGKAILLISYELDEIMQLSDRIIVLHDGNISGEVKPEATNDEELGLLMTGVKKEGTTLA; encoded by the coding sequence ATGGAAAATGTTACGAACATGATTGAGATGCGCCATATTGTCAAGGATTTCAATGGTTTTAAGGCTAATGATGATATTAATCTGGTCTTGCATCATGGAGAAATCCTGGCGCTACTTGGTGAAAATGGTGCGGGTAAGTCAACCTTGATGAGTATTTTATCAGGATTACTCGCGCCAACAGCTGGAGAAATTTTGGTGCGGGGACATCAAGTTACTGTTAAAAACCCAACGGTTGCCAAAAACTTGGGCATTGGGATGGTTCACCAGCACTTTATGCTCATGAATTCCTTTACGGTTTTAGAAAATATTATTTTGGGTCACGAGGCAACCAAGGGACCAAAATTAGATTTAAAAAAAGCACAAACGCAAGTTGAAGAATTATCTAAACGTTACGGCTTGAACGTTAACCCTAACAAAAAGGTTGGCGAGATTACTGTGGCACAACAACAGCGAGTAGAAATCTTAAAGGTGTTGTACCGTGGTGCTGATATTTTAATTTTTGATGAGCCAACGGCAGTCCTGACCCCGCAAGAAATTACGGAATTTATTCAAATCATTAAGGAGCTTGCCAAAGAGGGCAAATCAATTATTTTAATCACGCACAAGTTAGAAGAGATTAAGCGAGCAGCTGACCGCGTAACCGTTATTCGCGCTGGTAAAAGTGTTGGGACCTTTAATGTTGCCGATGTTACTGACAATAATTTGGCCGAGTTGATGGTCGGCCGCCACGTTAATATGCGTCTAACGAAGCCAAAAGTAGAACTAGGTAAGACTATTCTTGATGTAACTAACTTGCAAATTAAAAATAAGCAAGGGGTTGCGGCACTTAAAGGTGTGTCTTTTAACTTGCGTGGTGGCGAGATTCTGGGTGTTGCTGGAATTGACGGTAATGGTCAGGATGAATTAGTTGCGGCACTAACTGGCTTACGTCACGTTAATGCTGGCAAGATTATGATTAATGGCCGCGACATGACTAACCAAAAGGTGCGTAAGATTACGGCAAGTGGCGTAGCTCACATTCCCGCCGACCGACAAAAATATGGCCTAATCTTACCATTTACAGTTGCCGATAATTTGGCTTTGCAAAATTATTATCAGCAGCCATTTTCTCGCCATCACTTATTGCATAGTGATGTTATCAACCAGCATGCGCAAAAGCTAGTGGAAAAGTTTGATATTCGGACTACTGGCATTAATTTACCAGTTAGTGACTTGTCCGGTGGTAACCAGCAAAAAGTAATTATTGCGCGAGAGCTCGACCGAGATAGTGATTTAATTATTGCGTTTCAACCCACGCGAGGATTAGATGTCGGTGCAATTGAATATATCCACAAGCAACTGTTGCGGGAGCGGGCAAAGGGGAAGGCAATTTTGCTGATTTCCTATGAATTAGACGAAATCATGCAATTATCTGACCGAATTATTGTGCTCCATGATGGTAATATTTCTGGCGAAGTTAAGCCAGAAGCAACTAATGATGAAGAATTAGGCCTGTTAATGACCGGAGTTAAGAAAGAAGGCACTACTCTTGCTTAA
- a CDS encoding BMP family protein → MSIKFKKIYSAAALIFSAGVMLTACSGKKQGGSGNAGDSAKHSIALVTTAAGVNDNSFNQSAWNGFKAYGKQHNLQRGKNGYQYFQSSSDADFVPNFEQASKAGYQTIFGIGYNLKDAVSAAAKKNPKKNYVIVDEVINGQKNVVSANFRSEQAAYLAGVVAASETKTNVIGFIGGVRGNIIDLFDAGFTKGVNDEAKKLHKKITLLNQYAGSFTSADKGKAIAQSMYAKKADIIFHASGSTGDGLFQEAKSINQNRPASKRVWAIGVDVDQSYLGNYKSKDGKKTNFVLTSVITGVNIATQDIANRAYQGKFPGGQHLVYGLKTNGVSIKRGQISSAAWKNAQKARTQVINGEIKVPIHPAK, encoded by the coding sequence ATGAGTATAAAGTTTAAGAAAATTTATTCGGCAGCAGCGCTAATTTTTTCAGCTGGTGTGATGCTAACAGCGTGTTCTGGTAAAAAGCAGGGGGGCAGTGGTAACGCAGGCGATAGTGCTAAACATTCTATTGCGTTAGTAACGACGGCAGCTGGAGTTAACGATAATTCGTTTAACCAGTCAGCGTGGAATGGCTTCAAGGCATATGGGAAGCAGCATAATTTACAGCGCGGCAAGAATGGCTATCAGTATTTTCAATCAAGTAGTGATGCCGACTTTGTTCCCAACTTTGAGCAAGCTAGCAAGGCAGGTTACCAAACAATTTTTGGAATTGGCTATAACTTGAAGGATGCCGTTAGTGCGGCGGCTAAGAAGAATCCAAAGAAGAATTACGTTATTGTTGACGAAGTAATTAACGGTCAAAAGAATGTTGTTTCGGCTAACTTTAGAAGTGAACAGGCCGCATATCTTGCAGGTGTTGTTGCTGCTTCTGAGACCAAGACTAATGTCATTGGTTTTATCGGTGGGGTTCGCGGTAACATTATTGATCTCTTTGACGCTGGCTTTACTAAAGGTGTTAATGATGAAGCTAAAAAGCTGCATAAAAAGATAACTCTTTTAAATCAATATGCTGGTAGTTTCACCAGTGCGGATAAGGGTAAGGCGATTGCCCAATCAATGTACGCTAAAAAAGCCGACATTATCTTCCATGCATCAGGTTCTACTGGTGATGGATTATTCCAAGAAGCAAAGTCAATTAATCAAAATAGACCGGCTTCTAAGCGTGTCTGGGCAATTGGGGTTGACGTTGACCAATCATATCTAGGTAATTACAAGTCAAAAGATGGTAAGAAGACTAACTTTGTGTTGACATCAGTGATTACCGGTGTCAATATCGCCACCCAGGATATTGCTAATCGTGCGTATCAGGGTAAGTTTCCCGGTGGTCAGCACCTTGTTTACGGTTTAAAGACTAACGGGGTTTCAATTAAACGTGGCCAGATTAGTTCTGCTGCTTGGAAGAATGCGCAAAAGGCGCGGACCCAAGTTATTAATGGTGAAATTAAGGTGCCAATCCACCCAGCTAAATAG
- a CDS encoding BMP family ABC transporter substrate-binding protein yields MKKKWQQWLSLSVIILGVSVVLTACSGKKQDNATGTNRKNSIALITDSSGVDDQSFNQAAWAGFTAFGKEHNLKQGHGYQYFQSNSAADYTPNFNQAASSGYQTIFGVGYALKDSVKAAAIKNPKKNFVIIDDVITGQKNVASVTFKSNEASYLAGIAAAYTTKTNKVGFVGGAKSSIINSFADGFRQGVQAGAEMLHKKVTINVEYIGNFTSTDKAKAIAQSLYSDKCDIIYQAAGTAGNGIFQEAKDYNQTRPAAQKVWVIGVDVDQATLGNYKTKNGQKDNFTLTSVLKGLGVATKTLADAAARSKFPGGQHLVYGLKDNGVSITRGNLSSSTWAAVQKQRTRIITGQVKVVNSAK; encoded by the coding sequence ATGAAGAAAAAATGGCAGCAGTGGTTATCCTTAAGTGTAATTATCCTGGGAGTAAGTGTGGTTCTGACGGCTTGTTCGGGTAAGAAGCAGGATAATGCGACTGGTACAAATAGGAAAAACAGCATTGCTTTGATTACTGACAGTAGTGGCGTTGATGACCAATCATTCAATCAAGCAGCTTGGGCTGGCTTTACGGCTTTTGGCAAAGAACACAATTTAAAGCAAGGCCACGGTTATCAATATTTTCAATCAAATAGTGCGGCAGATTACACACCTAACTTTAATCAAGCAGCTAGCTCGGGATACCAAACGATTTTTGGTGTTGGTTATGCACTAAAAGATTCGGTTAAAGCAGCAGCGATAAAAAATCCTAAGAAAAATTTTGTCATTATCGACGATGTGATTACTGGACAGAAAAATGTCGCTTCAGTCACCTTCAAAAGTAACGAGGCTTCATATTTAGCGGGGATCGCGGCAGCTTATACAACTAAGACGAATAAGGTTGGCTTTGTTGGTGGTGCCAAATCAAGCATTATTAATTCCTTCGCGGATGGTTTTCGGCAAGGTGTTCAAGCTGGCGCCGAAATGCTGCACAAAAAAGTAACAATAAATGTTGAATATATTGGAAACTTTACCTCGACGGATAAAGCAAAAGCAATTGCTCAATCGCTGTATTCAGATAAATGTGACATCATTTATCAAGCGGCAGGAACGGCTGGCAATGGCATTTTCCAAGAAGCTAAGGATTACAATCAAACACGACCCGCGGCTCAAAAAGTGTGGGTAATTGGTGTTGATGTTGACCAAGCAACTTTGGGTAATTATAAAACCAAAAATGGTCAGAAAGATAACTTTACCTTGACTTCGGTTTTAAAGGGGTTAGGTGTTGCGACTAAGACACTGGCTGATGCGGCTGCTAGGAGTAAGTTCCCAGGCGGTCAACATTTAGTCTATGGCTTGAAGGATAATGGCGTTTCAATTACCAGAGGCAATTTAAGTTCTTCAACTTGGGCCGCTGTTCAAAAGCAGCGCACGCGAATTATCACTGGACAAGTCAAGGTGGTTAATTCAGCCAAATGA
- a CDS encoding NUDIX domain-containing protein, whose translation MLLIHRLKNGRDYWVVPGDGAKGQETPAQTAIREIHEELQIVLTPDELQQLFVLQEQEREVFFYVESAQVTTPDISGEEAERASATNVYLPTWVKVNNLSQTNLMPPEVSGKLVEFFNKN comes from the coding sequence ATGCTCCTAATTCACCGCTTGAAGAATGGCCGCGATTATTGGGTCGTCCCCGGTGATGGCGCTAAGGGACAGGAAACACCTGCTCAGACAGCAATCCGTGAAATTCATGAGGAATTACAGATAGTATTAACGCCAGATGAATTACAGCAGCTGTTTGTCTTGCAGGAGCAAGAACGCGAGGTCTTTTTCTATGTAGAATCAGCTCAAGTAACCACACCTGATATTAGCGGCGAGGAAGCAGAACGAGCAAGTGCAACTAACGTCTATTTGCCAACTTGGGTAAAAGTTAATAACTTGTCTCAGACTAATCTAATGCCGCCAGAAGTAAGTGGAAAATTAGTGGAATTTTTCAATAAAAACTAG
- a CDS encoding HD domain-containing protein — protein sequence MEITEVINFVKQQLKDEKTGHDFYHGQRVAHLAKKMYLQDNPNAHQDSRMVAIIEAAGYLHDTIDEKICADPEIVLANIKELLPQVGFTALEIKDILFTMQHMSFSQNIEHHYQLPVSGQYVQDADRIESLGAIGIARAFTYGGAHGNLIYDPAIKPQKLVSHDQYRQHQETTINHFYEKLFQLEDLMNTAGGKKEAHARTEYMRNFVDEFMQEWDV from the coding sequence TTGGAGATAACTGAAGTAATTAACTTTGTTAAACAGCAGCTTAAGGATGAAAAAACAGGCCACGACTTTTATCACGGTCAGCGGGTGGCTCATCTAGCTAAAAAAATGTACTTGCAAGATAATCCGAATGCCCATCAAGATAGTCGCATGGTGGCGATTATTGAAGCTGCGGGATATTTACACGACACAATTGATGAAAAAATTTGTGCTGATCCAGAAATTGTGCTGGCGAATATTAAAGAATTATTGCCGCAAGTTGGTTTTACTGCTTTAGAAATCAAGGATATTTTGTTTACCATGCAGCACATGTCGTTTTCGCAAAATATTGAGCATCATTATCAATTGCCAGTTTCGGGACAATACGTTCAAGATGCCGATCGCATTGAAAGCCTGGGTGCAATCGGGATTGCTCGTGCCTTTACCTATGGTGGCGCGCACGGCAATTTGATTTATGATCCAGCGATTAAGCCGCAAAAGCTGGTTAGTCATGATCAGTATCGTCAGCATCAGGAAACAACCATTAATCACTTTTACGAAAAATTATTTCAGTTGGAAGATTTAATGAATACCGCAGGCGGTAAAAAAGAAGCACACGCTAGAACGGAATATATGCGTAATTTTGTTGACGAATTTATGCAAGAATGGGATGTGTAA
- a CDS encoding heavy metal-binding domain-containing protein produces the protein MLVTTTEQIPGKKYEVLGEVFGLTTQSKNMLKDFGAGLKSMVGGEIRSYTKMLEESRTQALERLRQAAAEKGADAVVMMHFDSSSIASDMQSVVAYGTAVKFVD, from the coding sequence CTGTTGGTAACAACGACAGAACAGATCCCTGGTAAAAAGTATGAGGTTTTGGGTGAGGTCTTTGGCTTAACCACACAGTCTAAAAATATGCTTAAAGATTTTGGTGCTGGCTTAAAGTCAATGGTTGGTGGTGAGATCCGTAGTTATACTAAAATGCTAGAGGAGTCTCGTACACAGGCTTTAGAACGATTGCGCCAAGCAGCCGCTGAAAAGGGTGCAGATGCAGTTGTGATGATGCACTTTGATTCCAGTTCAATTGCCAGTGATATGCAATCGGTTGTTGCTTACGGCACAGCAGTTAAATTTGTGGATTAA
- a CDS encoding sugar porter family MFS transporter translates to MFYKKVKKSNLFLRYTAFVIALGGFLFGYDTGVINGALTFLSRSDQLNLSSAEQGLVSSSLVLGCAFGAMAVGKLADNIGRKKLLQGIAVIFTVATLFCAVSINVQMLIISRFILGLSVGCASSLSPLYLNEISPDKLKAENVNKNSKAIVVGQLTAFTVNAILATIWPNWHPVWRVMMAVAAVPAFLLWLLSFDLPNSPFWQLMEGARNKAKRTFAKLGFPKLDIHEAIDEAKKSINARDKSFSWRLVFHNRAMLYLLLAGVAIGFIQQASGINTVMYYGTVLLEKVGMGAGASLYGNILIGLVSSLAITLGTKLLANLDHQRLLVTGLAANFVTLTILTLVMRAKNLPQTEINVLVLLILTLFLATQQGIVSPVTYLLLAEIFPQHLKTAFNSIGTAMMWITNFVVSLAFPVLMAALGTAGVFLTFAIANIVCVVIAEVMINPRLIKKANKKLQ, encoded by the coding sequence ATTTTTTATAAAAAAGTAAAAAAGAGTAATTTATTTTTACGATATACAGCATTTGTAATTGCCCTTGGTGGCTTTTTGTTTGGTTACGATACTGGAGTAATTAACGGTGCACTAACTTTTTTAAGTAGATCGGATCAGTTGAACTTATCCTCAGCAGAACAAGGGTTGGTCTCAAGTTCATTGGTTTTGGGCTGTGCGTTTGGGGCAATGGCCGTAGGCAAGTTGGCAGATAATATCGGTCGTAAGAAGTTGTTGCAGGGAATTGCTGTAATTTTTACTGTAGCAACATTATTTTGTGCAGTTTCAATAAATGTGCAAATGTTAATTATTTCACGTTTTATTTTGGGCTTATCGGTTGGCTGTGCTTCCAGCTTATCGCCACTTTATCTAAACGAAATCTCTCCAGATAAATTAAAAGCAGAAAATGTTAATAAAAATTCTAAAGCAATTGTGGTGGGACAGCTGACCGCTTTTACAGTTAATGCAATTTTAGCAACAATTTGGCCGAATTGGCATCCAGTCTGGCGGGTTATGATGGCAGTTGCTGCAGTACCGGCCTTTTTATTGTGGCTGTTGTCCTTTGATTTGCCTAACAGTCCGTTTTGGCAATTAATGGAAGGTGCGCGCAATAAGGCTAAACGTACTTTTGCCAAGCTGGGCTTTCCTAAGTTAGATATTCATGAAGCGATTGATGAAGCCAAAAAATCTATTAACGCGCGGGATAAATCATTTTCCTGGCGTCTAGTTTTTCATAACCGTGCGATGCTCTATCTGTTGCTGGCCGGAGTTGCAATTGGCTTTATTCAACAAGCTTCGGGAATTAATACGGTGATGTATTATGGCACGGTCTTGTTGGAAAAAGTCGGTATGGGTGCCGGCGCTTCTTTATATGGCAATATTTTGATTGGTTTGGTTTCTTCATTAGCAATTACGCTGGGGACAAAATTATTGGCGAACTTAGATCATCAACGTTTACTGGTTACAGGTCTAGCTGCTAACTTTGTTACCTTAACAATATTAACTTTAGTAATGCGTGCTAAAAATTTACCACAAACTGAGATTAACGTCTTAGTTTTGCTAATTTTAACCTTGTTCTTAGCAACACAACAAGGTATTGTTAGTCCAGTAACTTATTTGCTGCTAGCAGAAATCTTCCCGCAACATTTAAAGACAGCCTTTAATTCGATTGGTACGGCAATGATGTGGATTACTAACTTTGTTGTTAGCTTGGCTTTCCCAGTTTTGATGGCTGCACTTGGTACCGCTGGCGTCTTTCTGACTTTTGCAATTGCTAATATTGTTTGTGTCGTGATAGCTGAAGTTATGATTAACCCCCGTTTAATCAAAAAAGCTAATAAAAAATTACAATAA